The proteins below come from a single Salvelinus fontinalis isolate EN_2023a chromosome 1, ASM2944872v1, whole genome shotgun sequence genomic window:
- the LOC129860697 gene encoding cytochrome c oxidase assembly protein COX11, mitochondrial translates to MLLPILVRESLCCSKNFVLLTSSNIQTCIRGLQGKGARGLHSYAQWFLCRRVPSRLNTQIRGAKSRKSQTKQQEDEWRKRNKTVLTYIAAAGVGMIGMSYAAVPLYRLYCQASGLGGTAVAGHDAEQVETMTPVMDRIIKITFNADTHASMQWNFRPQQSEIYVVPGETALAFYRAKNPTDKPVIGISTYNVVPFEAGQYFNKIQCFCFEEQRLNPKEEVDMPVFFYIDPEFDEDPRMARVDTITLSYTFFEAKEGQKLPLPGYSPISLHS, encoded by the exons ATGCTACTTCCCATCCTTGTCCGTGAGTCCCTATGCTGCTCCAAGAACTTTGTCTTACTGACATCCTCAAACATACAGACCTGTATCAGGGGTCTTCAGGGCAAGGGAGCCAGGGGCCTCCACAGCTACGCCCAGTGGTTCCTCTGTAGGAGGGTCCCTTCACGCCTCAACACCCAAATACGGGGGGCCAAGAGTCGGAAGAGCCAGACCAAGCAGCAGGAGGATGAGTGGAGGAAGAGGAACAAGACGGTGCTGACGTATATCGCTGCCGCGGGGGTGGGGATGATCGGCATGTCCTACGCTGCTGTACCCCTCTATAGACTCTACTGTCAG gCGTCCGGTCTGGGTGGGACGGCGGTGGCAGGTCACGATGCAGAGCAGGTGGAGACGATGACGCCGGTGATGGACCGCATCATCAAGATCACCTTCAACGCTGACACACACGCCAGCATGCAGTGGAACTTCCGCCCGCAGCAGTCCGAGATATAC GTGGTTCCAGGAGAGACTGCCCTGGCCTTCTACAGAGCCAAGAACCCCACAGATAAACCTGTTATTGGGATCTCCACCTACAACGTAGTGCCCTTTGAGGCTGGACAGTACTTCAACAAGATACAG tGTTTCTGTTTTGAGGAGCAGCGGTTGAACCCTAAAGAGGAAGTGGACATGCCCGTGTTCTTTTACATCGACCCTGAGTTTGACGAGGACCCGCGTATGGCCCGTGTCGACACCATCACCCTCTCATACACCTTCTTCGAGGCCAAGGAGGGACAGAAACTACCCCTCCCCGGATATAGTCCGATTTCCCTACACAGCTGA
- the LOC129860691 gene encoding zinc finger MYM-type protein 1-like, giving the protein MQGQTGRDRESQESDCESVRVVKGKEPRRETSEDSVTATAGPGVTLVASSTSIGDSGTASSSYLSDGTKPYQPHPQFIEPQTLANRVLTFQERWFRYFPWLHYNPSIKGVLCFHCSQGFSSQPSFGQRADAAFISAGFRNWRKAIEKFTAHQNCQTHGHFVTVTAHQLNPISVQLSSAWGKQQKDARHCLMKIVSSVRHVVRQGQAFRGHTDDSGNLYQLLKLRAEEDDPILLKWLTERTTMYTGPKAQNEILNMANTVIRGIAAEIRSLPIVQFSLIVDGTQDVSGAEQESVCMRYVDHDLVPHEDSPVVSDTLSLVCRLQSSVCGHLLGAREMTKATLHCMRKQQL; this is encoded by the exons atgcagggacagactggcagagacagggagtctcag gagtcagactgtgagtcagtgagggtggtgaaagggaaagagccaaggagagagacttcagaggacagtgtcacagccacggcaggaccaggtgtcacccttgttgccagcagcaccagtataggggacagtggcacagcatcgtccagttacctcagtgatggcacaaaaccatatcagccacacccacaatttatagaaccgcaaactcttgccaacagagtgttgacgtttcaagagagatggtttcgctatttcccctggctacattataatccatcaataaaaggagtgttgtgttttcactgtagccaagggttttcaagccagccatcttttggccaaagagcagatgctgccttcattagtgcaggatttaggaactggagaaaagccattgaaaaattcacagcacatcaaaactgccaaacccacggccactttgtaactgtaacagcacaccagctaaatccaatcagtgtccagttatccagcgcgtggggtaaacagcagaaggacgcaaggcattgcttgatgaaaattgttagttcggtgcggcatgtagtaagacagggacaagcctttagaggccacacggatgacagtgggaatttataccagcttttgaaactcagggcagaagaggatgatcccattttactgaagtggttaacagagcgtaccacaatgtacacaggccccaaagcacagaatgaaattctgaacatggccaatacagtcattcgaggcattgcagctgagattaggtctcttccgattgtacaattttcattaattgttgatggtactcaagatgtctctggtgctgaacaggagagtgtctgtatgcgttatgttgaccatgaccttgtccctcacgaggactcgcctgttgtctccgacaccctgtctctggtatgcaggctgcagtcgagtgtgtgcggtcatctcttaggggcaagagaaatgacgaaagctaccttgcactgtatgagaaagcaacaactttga